One window of the Klebsiella oxytoca genome contains the following:
- a CDS encoding phage tail assembly chaperone, which yields MSAIFKLQPKPVFKADVVIPRAGEEDGVLNFTFKHRPIKELAELESIDEKTVSDFLLEIVDDWALSEPCTRENIGVLVDNYPGAVKAIMTTYYQELTGNREKN from the coding sequence ATGAGCGCCATTTTCAAATTACAACCTAAACCGGTTTTTAAAGCTGATGTTGTTATTCCCCGTGCTGGTGAAGAAGACGGAGTACTGAATTTTACATTTAAGCATCGGCCAATAAAGGAACTGGCAGAACTTGAAAGTATTGACGAGAAAACGGTCAGTGATTTTTTACTGGAGATCGTCGACGACTGGGCATTATCTGAACCCTGTACGCGAGAAAATATTGGGGTACTGGTAGATAACTATCCAGGGGCGGTTAAAGCAATCATGACCACTTATTATCAGGAACTGACGGGGAATCGTGAAAAAAACTGA
- a CDS encoding DUF1799 domain-containing protein has translation MTAEDYDDVIINVWPDIWPAFVVFRAASTQWRTSPGGVIGLDYNVLAWLMKVYDVADEVTAINDLQVMERVALNILNKLHN, from the coding sequence CTGACAGCCGAAGACTATGATGACGTTATTATCAACGTCTGGCCTGATATCTGGCCCGCGTTTGTCGTCTTTCGTGCGGCCAGCACGCAGTGGCGCACCAGCCCGGGTGGGGTCATCGGTCTGGATTACAATGTCCTCGCATGGCTCATGAAGGTTTACGATGTAGCTGACGAGGTAACCGCAATAAACGATCTTCAGGTAATGGAACGGGTGGCATTAAATATCCTGAATAAACTTCACAACTAG
- a CDS encoding phage tail tape measure protein gives MASDTTMTLRMNNSELEKNIQLLDKYQQKVTVANRKSEEFNKTFRGATDIQKKHTDSLKRLMQTLPLPPARMGSILQEMIKKSEEETYNITSGPKSYWDSLTGMDSTSNFELGNTAKVFQSGVEPEASPGDHNQKGSKSDWLGGLIAGAKEAWDKFLEDGKNVHGKLKELAKDAFSSMGNSLVEYITTGKANFNDFLMTFLKGTLKMLSQLMLVKAMEASFNAMSNSGIGWISSIGKIFMGHSAGGYTGDGGKYEPKGIVHGGEFVFTKEATAAIGIGNLYAMMRGAQGYAGGGYVGTALMQGLGSSGSGPLTVQTSVLIQNQSTEPQATDNNGALNRAWQQTIDRSVRAGVANELRPGGLIWNANHGR, from the coding sequence ATGGCGAGTGATACAACAATGACGCTGCGCATGAATAACAGTGAGCTGGAAAAAAACATCCAGCTTCTGGATAAATATCAACAGAAAGTAACTGTCGCCAACCGTAAAAGTGAAGAGTTTAATAAGACTTTTCGTGGCGCAACCGATATACAGAAAAAGCATACGGATAGCCTGAAGAGGTTAATGCAGACGCTACCGCTCCCTCCAGCCAGAATGGGATCAATACTTCAGGAGATGATCAAGAAGTCTGAGGAGGAGACCTACAATATAACATCAGGTCCTAAAAGTTACTGGGATTCATTAACAGGAATGGATAGCACGTCAAACTTTGAGCTCGGTAATACGGCAAAAGTTTTCCAGTCAGGCGTAGAGCCAGAAGCGAGTCCCGGCGATCATAATCAGAAAGGGAGTAAGAGCGACTGGCTCGGAGGTTTAATAGCAGGGGCCAAAGAGGCATGGGACAAATTCCTCGAGGACGGGAAAAATGTTCACGGCAAGCTTAAAGAATTAGCCAAAGATGCTTTTAGCTCAATGGGAAACTCGCTGGTGGAATATATCACTACAGGAAAGGCGAACTTTAATGATTTCCTGATGACCTTCCTGAAAGGGACGCTGAAAATGCTGAGCCAACTAATGCTGGTAAAAGCCATGGAGGCTTCCTTCAACGCGATGTCGAATTCCGGTATTGGTTGGATTTCATCCATCGGTAAAATTTTTATGGGTCACTCTGCGGGTGGATATACCGGAGACGGCGGTAAATATGAGCCAAAAGGGATTGTCCACGGCGGGGAATTTGTTTTTACCAAAGAAGCCACCGCGGCAATTGGTATTGGCAACCTTTATGCCATGATGCGCGGCGCTCAGGGGTATGCAGGGGGAGGCTACGTAGGAACGGCATTAATGCAGGGACTGGGGTCTTCAGGCTCAGGACCACTCACCGTTCAGACTTCCGTACTTATTCAAAACCAGAGCACAGAACCGCAGGCGACGGACAATAACGGCGCGCTAAATCGCGCATGGCAGCAGACGATAGACCGCTCAGTTCGCGCGGGTGTGGCGAATGAATTGAGGCCTGGCGGCCTTATCTGGAATGCGAACCACGGACGTTAA
- a CDS encoding phage tail protein — protein MAIETFSWPTQIQAGLQGDFNFTVREARFADGYQQVVGDGLNFEKQSWPVTLTGEKEEILAILEFMRRHVTKSFIWNSPTGESGLYRVSPDSLKLSPLSSQVMTVTATFNQAYAP, from the coding sequence ATGGCAATAGAAACGTTTTCCTGGCCAACGCAAATACAAGCGGGTCTGCAGGGAGATTTTAATTTCACCGTGCGCGAAGCTCGTTTCGCCGACGGATATCAGCAGGTCGTGGGCGATGGCCTGAATTTTGAAAAACAAAGCTGGCCGGTGACATTGACCGGAGAAAAAGAAGAGATATTAGCGATACTCGAGTTTATGCGCCGCCATGTCACGAAGTCGTTTATCTGGAATTCACCAACGGGTGAATCGGGACTTTATCGTGTCAGCCCCGACTCATTAAAGCTTTCGCCATTATCCAGTCAGGTAATGACGGTAACCGCCACATTTAACCAGGCATATGCACCATGA
- a CDS encoding phage minor tail protein L, giving the protein MITADYQKLEPGNEIRLLEIDGSVFGMDDILYFHGHSLAHSEAEILAAGGDETRLPAKSIWWQGNEYMPWPCIIDGIESTTAGRDAQPSLKVANIDASITALCLYYDDLVQAKVTVHDTLAKYLDARNFPEGNATADPTQEKRKVYFIDAKSEETNEVIEFTLASPMDLQGIMIPTRQLHSICTWCIRNKYRSGDGCDYNGQRYFDKNNVPVTDPAQDVCNGTLSACKLRFGEDNELPFGGFPGTSLIRS; this is encoded by the coding sequence ATGATTACAGCTGATTATCAAAAACTTGAACCAGGGAATGAAATACGTTTACTGGAGATTGATGGCAGCGTCTTTGGAATGGATGATATCTTATATTTCCACGGACACAGCCTCGCCCATAGCGAGGCTGAAATTCTGGCTGCGGGAGGAGATGAAACTCGTTTGCCTGCAAAATCAATCTGGTGGCAGGGCAATGAATATATGCCGTGGCCGTGCATTATTGATGGTATCGAGTCTACTACCGCCGGTCGGGACGCTCAGCCATCTCTTAAGGTGGCAAATATTGACGCTTCGATTACCGCCCTGTGCCTGTATTACGATGATCTGGTTCAGGCGAAGGTGACAGTCCACGATACCCTGGCGAAATATCTCGATGCACGTAATTTCCCTGAAGGTAATGCAACGGCCGATCCCACGCAGGAAAAAAGAAAGGTCTATTTTATCGATGCTAAAAGTGAGGAAACGAATGAAGTTATTGAGTTCACTCTTGCCAGCCCGATGGATTTACAAGGAATAATGATCCCAACCCGCCAGCTGCATTCCATCTGTACCTGGTGCATCAGAAACAAATACCGCAGCGGCGATGGGTGTGATTATAACGGCCAGCGATATTTTGATAAAAATAATGTCCCTGTTACCGACCCGGCGCAGGATGTTTGTAACGGCACCTTGTCAGCCTGTAAATTACGCTTTGGCGAAGATAACGAACTGCCTTTTGGTGGCTTCCCCGGTACCTCTTTAATTCGGAGCTAA
- a CDS encoding C40 family peptidase has translation MRLKVIRAIQEHARKEYPRECCGVIAQRGRIARYFPCRNIADDPLEHFVLAPEDYTQVEDWGIVTGIVHSHPDATTQPSELDKAQCDAMLLPWHIFSWPEGDLRTIYPRGELPLLERPFVLGHYDCWGLVMSYFRQQHGVELRDYRVDYPWWEDSYPDNFYHDCWYECGFREFYGPPQPGDMVIMQVQANKWNHAGILLEGNMLLHHLYGHLSQRVPYGGYWQERTVKVLRYPVKDN, from the coding sequence ATGCGTCTGAAGGTTATCAGGGCTATTCAGGAGCATGCGCGAAAGGAATATCCTCGTGAGTGCTGCGGTGTGATTGCGCAAAGGGGACGGATAGCGCGCTATTTTCCCTGTCGCAATATTGCGGATGATCCCCTGGAGCATTTTGTCCTTGCGCCGGAGGATTATACTCAGGTAGAGGACTGGGGGATTGTTACTGGCATTGTCCACAGCCATCCTGATGCCACGACTCAGCCAAGTGAGTTGGATAAAGCCCAATGTGACGCGATGTTATTGCCGTGGCATATTTTCAGCTGGCCAGAAGGCGATCTGCGTACGATTTATCCGCGCGGGGAATTACCGCTGCTGGAACGCCCGTTTGTGCTTGGGCACTATGATTGCTGGGGATTGGTAATGAGTTATTTTCGCCAACAGCATGGCGTTGAGCTGAGGGATTATCGGGTGGACTATCCGTGGTGGGAAGATAGCTACCCTGATAACTTTTATCATGATTGTTGGTATGAATGTGGCTTTCGCGAGTTTTATGGTCCGCCGCAGCCTGGTGATATGGTAATTATGCAGGTACAGGCGAATAAGTGGAATCATGCCGGTATTCTGCTGGAGGGAAATATGCTCCTTCATCATCTGTACGGCCATTTAAGCCAGCGGGTGCCTTATGGTGGATACTGGCAGGAAAGAACGGTAAAGGTTTTGCGCTATCCTGTTAAGGATAATTAA
- a CDS encoding tail assembly protein — translation MQEHMVRIELGGILGKKFGKHHCRMVATASEAIRALCCTINGFEKFMNNSKAMGLTYAVFKGKKNISEDDIPFPISDKVIRIVPVVIGSKKAGMLQTILGVALIAVASIATMGAGGIFAAISAGSGWGTAAMLGASMALGGVLQMLSPQVPGLASQQSPENKASYAFGGVTNTTAQGYPVPLLYGKRLIGGAIISAGIYVEDQQ, via the coding sequence ATGCAAGAACATATGGTCAGGATTGAATTGGGTGGAATTCTCGGTAAGAAATTTGGTAAACATCATTGTCGGATGGTAGCCACCGCATCTGAAGCGATAAGAGCATTGTGTTGTACCATAAACGGTTTCGAAAAGTTTATGAACAACAGTAAAGCTATGGGGTTAACGTATGCTGTTTTTAAAGGCAAGAAAAATATTAGTGAAGATGATATTCCGTTCCCCATTAGTGACAAAGTAATACGAATTGTGCCGGTCGTTATTGGTAGTAAAAAGGCCGGAATGTTACAAACGATATTAGGTGTGGCATTGATTGCGGTCGCCTCAATAGCAACAATGGGGGCCGGCGGTATATTTGCCGCCATTTCTGCTGGCAGCGGATGGGGAACCGCTGCCATGCTCGGGGCCTCAATGGCTCTCGGCGGCGTCCTGCAGATGCTCTCCCCTCAGGTTCCTGGTTTAGCCAGCCAACAATCTCCTGAAAATAAAGCCTCCTACGCTTTTGGCGGGGTGACAAATACCACTGCCCAAGGGTATCCGGTACCGCTTCTGTACGGTAAGCGGCTTATCGGTGGCGCAATTATATCAGCAGGAATTTATGTAGAAGACCAGCAGTAA